One region of Halodesulfovibrio sp. MK-HDV genomic DNA includes:
- a CDS encoding type I restriction endonuclease subunit R → MHTSPTTKEQFSSHIPALVLLKSLGWRFIPQAECTTLRGGNRELLLQSELVSALQRHRFPYKGKEYPLSENGISQIIRTVSALGLTEGLLTANERFYNMLTLGITVTEFMDAGKKHEVTVPLINWDNVEANNFCVTEEFDVLKSTGVSTRRPDVVCFVNGLPLVVIEAKRPDSKKDGAPTVAEGIRQMLRNQQPGEIPQLFVYSQLVIAISNIDGRYGTTLTDKKFWSRWLEEKIAEEEFAAIKNKPVDADFANALFANRPPWLREECEELWAKEQLPTEQDRLIISLLRPDRLLQFIRFFILYDKKKGKIAARYQQFFGIKALLDRITQKRTTGGREGGVIWHTTGSGKSFTMVFLCKALLLFASLKNCRLFVVTDRKDLEKQLAGTFHTGGVFGVGIASKKHGNGSAKAKSGKQLAKRISKGTDRVLFTLINKFASATKLPECKNTSEDIIVLVDEGHRSHGGENHERMRQALPNAAYVAFTGTPLLKNDKTTKKFGPIVHAYTMQRAVEDETVTPLLYEERKPELDVNETSIDAWFEKITQGFTEKMKSDLKRKFSNKSTIHKAERRIELIAWDIATHFRENFKEVGSHLKGQLACDSKLSAIRYKKYLDETGLVTSRVIISHPDEKEGDGKETDMAEVQKWWDANVSNPDDYEKEALDDFSTDGEPDILIVVDKLLTGFDEPRNGVLYIDKPLKQHNLIQAIARVNRLHEDKQYGLLVDYRGILSELDTTIKEYQDLEKRTQGGFAIEDLEGLYANINTQYKQLPTLHAAVWDFFKQVRNRKDIEQYRQVMMPQYEKKCGWRRTRQTPKGT, encoded by the coding sequence ATGCATACTTCTCCTACTACAAAAGAACAGTTTTCAAGCCACATTCCTGCGCTTGTTTTGCTTAAATCTTTGGGGTGGCGTTTTATTCCACAGGCAGAGTGTACGACATTGCGTGGCGGTAACAGAGAACTGCTTCTTCAATCTGAACTTGTCAGTGCATTACAGCGACATAGATTTCCTTACAAAGGGAAGGAATACCCACTTTCTGAAAATGGTATTAGCCAGATAATTCGAACAGTCTCTGCACTGGGACTTACTGAGGGACTACTTACAGCGAACGAGCGATTCTACAACATGCTTACGCTTGGCATAACTGTTACAGAATTTATGGATGCCGGTAAAAAGCATGAAGTTACCGTTCCGCTCATTAACTGGGACAACGTAGAAGCAAACAACTTTTGCGTAACAGAAGAGTTTGATGTGCTAAAAAGCACCGGTGTAAGCACACGCCGCCCAGATGTTGTGTGTTTTGTCAACGGGCTGCCGCTTGTTGTTATTGAAGCAAAACGACCGGACTCTAAAAAAGATGGTGCACCAACGGTAGCAGAAGGCATTCGCCAAATGCTTCGCAACCAGCAGCCGGGTGAAATCCCGCAGCTGTTCGTATATTCGCAACTCGTCATTGCTATCAGCAATATTGATGGTCGCTACGGCACTACCCTAACAGATAAGAAATTCTGGTCACGTTGGCTGGAAGAAAAGATTGCAGAAGAAGAATTTGCTGCTATCAAAAACAAACCAGTAGATGCTGACTTTGCTAATGCACTCTTCGCCAATCGCCCACCATGGCTTCGTGAAGAATGCGAAGAGCTATGGGCAAAAGAACAGCTCCCAACGGAACAAGACCGACTTATTATAAGCCTGTTGCGCCCAGATCGACTATTGCAGTTTATCCGCTTCTTCATTTTGTATGACAAGAAGAAAGGAAAAATTGCTGCACGCTACCAACAATTCTTTGGCATCAAAGCATTGCTGGATCGCATCACACAAAAGCGTACAACTGGTGGACGTGAAGGCGGTGTCATCTGGCACACCACAGGTTCTGGCAAGTCCTTTACTATGGTCTTCCTTTGCAAGGCGCTACTGCTGTTTGCTTCCTTAAAAAACTGCCGCCTTTTCGTGGTGACAGACCGTAAGGATTTGGAAAAACAACTTGCAGGCACGTTCCACACTGGTGGTGTTTTTGGCGTTGGCATTGCCTCTAAAAAGCATGGAAACGGCAGCGCTAAGGCAAAGTCAGGCAAGCAGCTGGCAAAGCGCATCAGCAAAGGAACAGACCGCGTACTGTTCACGCTTATCAATAAGTTTGCATCTGCAACCAAACTTCCAGAATGCAAAAATACTTCTGAAGACATCATTGTTCTTGTGGATGAAGGACACCGTAGCCACGGTGGTGAAAACCACGAGCGTATGCGTCAGGCATTGCCTAATGCTGCATACGTTGCCTTCACAGGAACACCGCTGCTTAAGAATGATAAAACTACCAAAAAGTTTGGTCCTATTGTTCATGCATACACAATGCAGCGTGCAGTTGAAGATGAAACTGTTACTCCATTATTATATGAAGAGCGCAAGCCCGAGCTGGATGTCAACGAAACTTCTATTGATGCATGGTTTGAAAAAATCACACAGGGCTTTACCGAAAAAATGAAGAGCGACTTAAAGCGCAAGTTTTCCAACAAAAGCACTATCCACAAAGCAGAGAGGCGCATTGAGCTTATTGCTTGGGATATTGCGACTCACTTCCGTGAAAATTTCAAAGAAGTCGGTTCTCATTTAAAAGGCCAGCTTGCATGTGACAGCAAACTTTCTGCCATTCGCTATAAGAAATATCTGGATGAAACCGGACTTGTTACAAGCCGCGTCATCATTTCCCACCCAGATGAAAAAGAAGGCGACGGGAAAGAAACAGATATGGCAGAAGTGCAGAAGTGGTGGGATGCAAATGTGTCCAATCCAGATGACTACGAAAAAGAAGCTCTGGATGACTTTAGCACAGACGGTGAACCTGATATCCTCATTGTTGTAGACAAGCTCCTTACAGGTTTCGACGAACCACGTAACGGCGTATTGTACATTGATAAGCCGCTAAAACAGCACAACCTCATTCAGGCAATTGCACGCGTTAACCGCCTGCATGAAGACAAGCAGTACGGCTTACTTGTGGACTACCGTGGAATTCTTAGCGAGCTAGACACCACCATCAAAGAATATCAAGACCTTGAAAAACGAACCCAAGGCGGCTTTGCTATTGAAGATTTGGAAGGACTGTATGCAAACATCAATACGCAGTACAAACAACTTCCAACACTTCATGCTGCTGTGTGGGATTTCTTTAAGCAGGTAAGAAACCGCAAGGATATCGAACAGTATCGTCAAGTAATGATGCCGCAGTATGAAAAAAAGTGCGGATGGAGAAGAACACGACAAACGCCAAAAGGTACGTGA
- a CDS encoding DUF4917 family protein translates to MAKIQHSAYLHRAYRSLSSISGCVFIHGLSLSENDKHILRVLERGKMHHLYIGIFGDPNSETNQATINRALQMENARRYQDLNVHFYDTASADVWGKNG, encoded by the coding sequence ATGGCAAAAATCCAGCATAGCGCTTATCTACACAGAGCATACAGATCACTTTCAAGCATTTCCGGCTGCGTATTTATACATGGTCTATCATTATCTGAAAATGACAAGCATATTCTGCGCGTCCTCGAACGCGGCAAGATGCACCATCTTTACATTGGTATTTTCGGTGACCCGAATTCGGAAACCAACCAAGCTACAATTAATCGTGCATTGCAAATGGAAAATGCACGCCGTTATCAGGATTTAAACGTCCACTTCTATGACACAGCATCAGCTGATGTATGGGGAAAAAATGGATAA
- a CDS encoding DUF4917 family protein → MNHKIFTFKEALADSEKNCKNRNGNVIRHLLLGNGFSIAYEPTIFTYNSLFSKANFASHPEVPAVFDALNTQDFEEVAYSLEQAAKVTPCYDGTFDTTKLVNHADAVKKVLINTIASNHPENPDSLFSFNYTACSNFLNHFIGSKGKIYTLNYDILLYWVLMHGQNENIFTFDDGFRSPQDDWDADYVTWDGGNSHKQNIYYLHGALHLFDSRHELQKFTWKRTDIPLLEQARTAINKGAFPLFVAEGTSEQKNGKNPA, encoded by the coding sequence ATGAATCATAAAATTTTCACTTTCAAAGAAGCGCTGGCAGACTCAGAAAAAAACTGTAAAAACCGCAATGGCAATGTCATTCGTCACCTTTTACTGGGGAACGGCTTCAGCATTGCGTATGAACCTACCATCTTCACCTATAATTCGCTTTTTTCAAAAGCAAACTTTGCTAGCCACCCTGAAGTGCCAGCTGTATTCGACGCCCTTAACACCCAAGACTTTGAAGAAGTGGCCTACTCTCTCGAGCAAGCTGCCAAAGTTACACCTTGTTACGATGGCACATTCGATACAACCAAACTAGTTAACCATGCCGATGCAGTTAAAAAAGTTCTTATCAATACAATTGCGAGCAACCACCCGGAAAATCCAGATAGCTTGTTTAGCTTCAACTATACTGCTTGTTCGAATTTCCTAAACCATTTCATTGGATCAAAAGGTAAAATTTATACGCTCAACTATGACATTTTGCTCTATTGGGTATTAATGCATGGACAGAACGAAAACATTTTCACCTTTGATGACGGATTCAGGAGTCCGCAGGACGATTGGGACGCTGATTATGTCACATGGGATGGTGGAAATTCACACAAGCAAAATATTTACTACCTTCATGGCGCACTTCACTTGTTTGACTCACGTCATGAATTGCAAAAATTCACATGGAAGCGAACAGATATTCCATTGTTAGAACAAGCGCGAACCGCGATTAACAAAGGCGCGTTCCCATTATTTGTTGCAGAAGGTACTTCTGAACAAAAAAATGGCAAAAATCCAGCATAG
- a CDS encoding restriction endonuclease subunit S yields MMPKGWKHQELGENIDLTSGYAFKSSEYSDKDKGVKLLRGDNITPNKLRWKNAKYWDNPIDEKLEKLFLKSGDLIIAMDRTWVSAGLKIAVVKESDLPCLLVQRVARVRANKSLFQDFISHIITGHQFSEYVKSVQTETAVPHISSKQIKEFPVLVPPLPEQKKIAKILATWDEGITTTEQLIEASKKQKKALMHKLLTGKKRSKKFAVSNNKQATRFYDLPVDWDYPQIKDIASAVSQKNISGKQLTVLSCTKHNGLVESLSYFGKQVFSKDTSTYKIVPRNCFAYATNHIEEGSIGYQNQYDEALISPMYTVFKTTSNINDRFLFHLLKTEWYRHIFEVNTNASVDRRGCLRWKEFSLIRIPLPSLPEQEHIAATLDKCDQLIEQYEKKALMQQLLTGKRRVKVDDAQSMAVAS; encoded by the coding sequence ATGATGCCTAAAGGGTGGAAACATCAAGAACTCGGCGAGAATATTGACCTGACCTCTGGATACGCATTTAAAAGTTCTGAATATTCAGACAAAGACAAGGGGGTAAAATTATTAAGAGGGGATAATATTACTCCAAACAAACTAAGATGGAAAAACGCCAAGTACTGGGACAACCCAATTGATGAAAAACTTGAAAAACTTTTCTTAAAATCTGGCGACTTGATTATAGCAATGGATCGTACATGGGTTTCAGCTGGTTTAAAAATTGCGGTTGTAAAAGAATCTGATCTCCCATGTCTTTTGGTGCAACGTGTTGCAAGGGTTAGAGCTAACAAATCGCTTTTTCAGGACTTTATTTCGCATATAATCACAGGACATCAGTTTTCTGAATATGTAAAGTCAGTCCAAACAGAAACAGCGGTTCCTCATATTAGCTCTAAGCAAATTAAAGAATTTCCGGTACTCGTCCCCCCACTCCCAGAACAAAAGAAAATCGCTAAAATTCTTGCGACATGGGATGAAGGAATAACCACAACAGAGCAGTTGATTGAAGCTAGCAAAAAACAAAAGAAAGCTTTGATGCATAAGCTGCTGACGGGGAAAAAGCGCTCTAAGAAATTTGCTGTATCAAACAACAAACAAGCTACTCGCTTTTATGATTTGCCAGTAGATTGGGATTACCCTCAAATAAAAGATATAGCCTCTGCTGTTTCTCAGAAGAACATTTCTGGAAAACAACTTACTGTACTTTCATGCACTAAGCATAATGGTTTGGTAGAATCATTAAGTTATTTCGGAAAACAAGTGTTCAGCAAAGACACATCCACTTATAAAATTGTACCCCGAAATTGCTTTGCGTATGCCACTAACCACATTGAAGAAGGGTCTATTGGCTATCAAAACCAATACGATGAAGCCTTAATTAGTCCAATGTACACGGTGTTCAAAACAACAAGCAATATTAATGACCGCTTCTTGTTCCACTTACTCAAAACAGAATGGTATCGTCACATTTTTGAAGTAAATACTAATGCCTCGGTAGATCGTAGAGGATGCCTTCGTTGGAAAGAATTTTCTTTAATTCGAATTCCCTTACCATCTCTACCAGAACAAGAACATATTGCAGCTACACTCGACAAATGTGACCAGCTTATTGAACAGTATGAAAAAAAAGCACTCATGCAGCAGCTTCTCACAGGCAAACGTCGAGTAAAAGTTGATGACGCTCAGAGCATGGCTGTCGCCAGCTAA
- a CDS encoding restriction endonuclease subunit S has protein sequence MDNAPIRRIKDIADIYLGYPFRGAVKSAPDGDSWVVQPRDIDACYSIVWNAETMTKTTLTGRKEPNYLQAGDVLFLARGNNNHASAVTKKFSNAVCSPIFFQLRLKDQSLLPEFFAWQINQAPVQKQLTRTTEGTLQKNVSKVILQDIEIAIPSLETQQSIIKLASCFFEQIRTHQQLINNTKLSMTAIANDILSGD, from the coding sequence ATGGATAACGCACCAATACGGCGCATAAAAGATATTGCCGATATTTACTTAGGATATCCTTTTAGGGGGGCTGTTAAGTCAGCCCCTGATGGGGATTCATGGGTTGTTCAGCCTAGAGACATTGATGCCTGCTATTCTATCGTATGGAACGCAGAAACAATGACCAAGACCACACTAACAGGAAGGAAAGAACCCAACTACCTTCAAGCAGGTGATGTTCTGTTTCTGGCGAGGGGAAACAACAACCATGCATCTGCGGTAACAAAAAAATTTAGCAATGCAGTATGCTCCCCAATATTCTTTCAGCTTCGGCTAAAAGATCAATCCCTTCTGCCTGAGTTCTTTGCATGGCAAATCAACCAAGCGCCTGTGCAAAAGCAGCTCACGCGAACTACAGAAGGGACGCTGCAAAAAAATGTATCAAAGGTAATTTTGCAGGATATTGAAATAGCAATCCCTTCACTTGAAACACAGCAATCCATTATCAAACTTGCAAGCTGCTTCTTTGAACAGATCAGAACGCATCAGCAGCTTATAAACAATACCAAACTCTCAATGACCGCCATTGCTAACGATATTCTTTCTGGAGACTAA
- a CDS encoding DUF2188 domain-containing protein, with amino-acid sequence MPRDTHRAMRHPDGGWQVKRDGADRASHRTETQAEAIGIGREISRNHGTEFQIHGRNGRIRQSDSHGKDPYPPKG; translated from the coding sequence ATGCCCCGAGATACCCACAGAGCTATGCGTCACCCTGATGGCGGATGGCAGGTAAAGAGAGATGGTGCCGATCGTGCGTCACACAGAACAGAAACACAGGCAGAGGCTATCGGAATCGGCAGAGAGATTAGCCGAAACCACGGAACCGAATTTCAGATTCATGGAAGAAACGGGAGGATAAGACAATCAGATAGCCACGGAAAAGATCCGTACCCACCTAAAGGTTAA
- a CDS encoding type I restriction-modification system subunit M codes for MSARINQNAINKKLWEACDTFRGTVDPSTYKDYILTMLFVKYISDVWQDHYDNYKKQFGDAPELINEMMKTERFVLPPEANFYALYDARLTAGNGERIDKALHAIEEANIAKLKDVFQGTSFNDNKLGEENQKNEILQLLLEDFIASELDLRPSLIGNADVIGNAYEFLIKNFAATSGKKAGEFYTPPEVSQLLARLVDPKEGDEICDPACGSASLLLKCANEIRTNYNESRKFALYGQEAIGSTWSLAKMNMFLHGIDNHKIAWGDTIRNPQLLTQEGQLQHFDVVVANPPFSLDKWGEDTAKNDKFSRFRRGIPPKSKGDYAFLLHMIETLKPTTGRMAVVVPHGVLFRASSEGKIRKRLIEENLLEAVIGLPEKLFYGTGIPAAILVFRKDKKDTDVLFIDASREFTAGKNQNSLYPENLDKIVATYKSCESVDKYAFRATFDEIKENDFNLNIPRYVDTFEEEEEIDLMTVHAKRKELQTKLKELEVEMAKYLQELGYDA; via the coding sequence ATGAGCGCACGAATCAACCAAAACGCTATTAATAAAAAATTGTGGGAAGCATGTGACACATTCCGAGGAACCGTAGACCCTAGCACTTACAAGGACTACATCCTCACCATGCTGTTCGTTAAATACATTTCTGACGTATGGCAGGATCATTACGACAACTACAAAAAACAATTCGGTGATGCGCCAGAGCTTATCAATGAAATGATGAAGACCGAACGCTTCGTTCTTCCACCAGAAGCAAATTTTTATGCACTTTATGATGCCCGTCTCACTGCTGGCAACGGTGAACGCATCGACAAAGCTCTGCACGCAATAGAAGAAGCAAACATTGCAAAACTTAAAGATGTTTTTCAAGGAACTAGCTTTAATGACAATAAACTTGGTGAAGAAAATCAAAAGAACGAAATTCTCCAACTTCTCTTAGAAGACTTTATAGCGTCAGAGTTAGACTTACGCCCAAGCCTGATTGGTAATGCGGATGTAATCGGAAATGCTTATGAATTCCTGATTAAAAACTTTGCAGCGACTTCTGGAAAAAAAGCAGGTGAATTCTATACCCCCCCAGAGGTTTCACAGCTTTTAGCACGCCTTGTTGACCCAAAAGAAGGTGATGAAATTTGCGATCCAGCATGTGGCTCTGCATCGCTTTTGCTTAAATGTGCAAATGAAATTCGTACAAACTATAATGAATCTAGAAAATTTGCATTATATGGACAGGAAGCAATTGGCAGTACTTGGTCTTTAGCAAAAATGAACATGTTTCTGCACGGCATTGACAACCATAAAATTGCATGGGGCGACACTATCCGTAACCCACAATTATTAACTCAAGAAGGCCAGCTTCAACACTTTGATGTAGTCGTAGCAAACCCGCCTTTTTCACTTGATAAATGGGGAGAGGACACTGCAAAAAATGATAAATTCTCTCGCTTCCGCCGTGGTATTCCCCCAAAAAGCAAAGGGGACTATGCGTTCCTGCTGCATATGATTGAAACCTTGAAGCCAACAACTGGTCGCATGGCTGTTGTTGTGCCACACGGCGTTCTTTTCCGTGCTTCTTCAGAAGGAAAAATCCGCAAAAGACTTATCGAAGAAAACTTGCTTGAAGCAGTAATCGGCCTGCCAGAAAAGCTTTTCTACGGTACAGGCATTCCTGCTGCAATTTTAGTATTCCGAAAAGATAAAAAAGACACTGATGTCCTCTTTATTGATGCAAGCCGTGAATTCACTGCGGGTAAAAACCAGAACTCATTGTATCCTGAAAATCTTGATAAGATTGTAGCCACATACAAATCTTGTGAAAGTGTCGACAAATACGCTTTTCGTGCGACATTCGATGAAATCAAAGAAAACGATTTTAATCTGAATATTCCACGCTACGTAGACACTTTTGAAGAGGAAGAAGAAATCGATCTCATGACAGTACATGCAAAGCGCAAAGAACTGCAAACCAAGCTTAAGGAATTAGAAGTAGAGATGGCTAAATACCTTCAGGAGCTTGGTTATGATGCCTAA
- a CDS encoding B12-binding domain-containing radical SAM protein: protein MLDLALVSLPMCSSKKQSDNILPFAERMNFGLLSIATYVEQHGFSSNIYDPQCTTDDQALAGCMHWLESVRPKVVALSCISGFSYENLPRYSQKIREQFPDVLIVAGGQDHVGKIPETVLFECPAVDVVTGGEGEYVTLALLECVNRGNSVESLCSAFELTVRSGHELVKNTKHFSQYFDKLQPLDFRLYTDYERFPPSIEIARGCPFKCNFCSNGNRSYLKKSPLEVIDEVETVCGLYGTSDISFYFQTPLMKMTDPELRLLASEREKRALAFSWRSQTRIDTLHVEQLELLKRAGCGALDLGFESASPEMLLAMGKTKNPEQYIAKAEVLLKEAKRVGIILKLNILFYAGERTETLRETFEFLERNSNVIHSISAYPLLVFPGTYLEMKIEETLDSHGGAVCRDGQWVKRHIYPVDSSREWSYQRLSDFGVKLGKAFQTSNEYYAQRACGYYAPRSTYDDFMKYVDRAEDVFPFSMCDMEMYVHRKELGEMLAVGQSGFSRSSCMQLIVT, encoded by the coding sequence GTGCTCGATCTAGCTTTAGTTTCGCTACCAATGTGTTCTTCAAAAAAGCAATCAGATAATATCTTGCCTTTTGCCGAGCGAATGAATTTTGGGCTTCTTTCTATTGCAACGTATGTTGAACAGCATGGGTTTTCTTCAAATATTTATGACCCACAATGTACAACAGATGATCAGGCGTTAGCTGGTTGTATGCATTGGTTAGAGTCGGTGCGGCCCAAAGTGGTTGCGTTGTCATGCATTAGTGGGTTTAGCTATGAAAACTTGCCAAGGTATTCTCAAAAAATCCGTGAACAATTCCCTGACGTCTTGATTGTTGCAGGCGGGCAAGATCATGTAGGGAAGATACCTGAAACAGTACTGTTTGAATGTCCTGCTGTTGATGTTGTGACAGGTGGAGAGGGTGAATATGTTACGCTGGCATTACTTGAATGTGTTAACAGGGGGAATTCTGTTGAATCCTTGTGTTCAGCATTTGAATTAACTGTTCGGAGTGGGCATGAACTTGTAAAAAATACAAAACATTTTTCGCAATATTTTGATAAGCTGCAACCGTTAGATTTTAGGTTGTATACTGATTATGAGCGGTTTCCACCATCAATCGAAATTGCACGAGGCTGTCCGTTTAAGTGTAATTTTTGTTCAAATGGTAATAGATCTTACTTGAAGAAATCTCCTCTTGAAGTCATTGATGAAGTTGAAACAGTTTGTGGGTTGTATGGCACTTCGGATATTTCGTTTTATTTTCAAACACCACTAATGAAGATGACAGACCCAGAGCTCCGGCTTTTAGCAAGTGAACGTGAAAAACGCGCATTAGCGTTTTCTTGGAGATCGCAAACTCGTATAGATACCTTGCATGTCGAGCAGCTAGAATTGTTGAAAAGGGCTGGCTGCGGTGCACTGGACCTTGGGTTTGAAAGTGCTTCTCCTGAAATGCTGCTTGCTATGGGGAAGACCAAGAACCCCGAGCAATATATAGCCAAGGCAGAAGTATTGCTTAAAGAAGCAAAGCGGGTGGGCATTATCTTAAAGTTAAATATATTGTTTTATGCTGGAGAGCGAACTGAAACTTTACGGGAAACATTTGAGTTCTTAGAGCGAAACTCAAATGTGATTCATTCGATATCAGCGTATCCGTTATTGGTCTTTCCTGGAACTTATCTAGAAATGAAAATAGAAGAAACATTGGACAGTCATGGGGGGGCAGTGTGTCGTGATGGTCAATGGGTGAAGCGGCATATCTATCCAGTAGATTCAAGTAGAGAATGGTCATATCAAAGATTGTCTGATTTCGGGGTCAAACTTGGCAAAGCGTTTCAAACGTCCAATGAGTATTATGCGCAGCGTGCCTGTGGGTATTACGCGCCAAGATCAACCTATGACGACTTTATGAAGTATGTTGATCGGGCTGAAGATGTGTTCCCATTTTCAATGTGTGATATGGAGATGTATGTCCATCGTAAAGAACTTGGTGAGATGTTAGCTGTAGGGCAAAGTGGTTTTTCAAGATCTTCATGCATGCAGTTAATTGTAACTTAA
- a CDS encoding ankyrin repeat domain-containing protein: MGELQLNIKELLNLQDSIVEDNYAEVVKVLHKKSVPERCINDFQQCTPLSLACIYGNMKIIRYLYKRSNNIRYEDGLYSPLCAATLGGHIEVVKFLLNKGANINEVATSLQWGDTEFIHCSPLLLSIIERHEDISNLLIDNNASIGSSYLVKYDSQMAQDTALSFLLNTKRKNLFYKALSKAQPCDLSVYYAGSYRTLPLLEYAVTVGHSWAIPKILERYQELKITPIDALTSGIIKCAFEQNLPEVLRHYLHNTDLDQIEGNGKTIKENLEPDMIISLNDYQ, encoded by the coding sequence ATGGGAGAATTACAATTAAATATTAAAGAATTACTGAATCTTCAAGACAGTATTGTCGAAGACAACTACGCAGAAGTCGTTAAAGTGCTTCACAAAAAAAGTGTCCCTGAAAGATGTATTAATGACTTTCAACAATGCACACCGCTTTCGTTAGCTTGCATATACGGCAATATGAAAATCATTCGATATCTATACAAGCGATCTAACAACATCAGATATGAGGATGGGCTATATTCGCCGCTATGCGCAGCTACATTAGGTGGTCATATAGAAGTCGTAAAATTCTTACTTAATAAGGGGGCAAATATAAATGAGGTTGCCACCTCTCTTCAATGGGGCGACACAGAATTTATACACTGCTCTCCCCTACTACTTTCAATTATTGAACGGCACGAAGATATTAGCAATTTACTAATAGATAACAATGCAAGTATTGGAAGTTCCTATTTAGTTAAATATGATTCCCAAATGGCACAAGATACTGCTCTCTCTTTTTTGCTTAACACAAAAAGAAAAAACCTTTTCTATAAAGCATTAAGCAAGGCGCAACCGTGTGATCTATCAGTTTATTACGCTGGCAGTTACAGGACGCTTCCCCTTTTGGAATACGCAGTCACCGTAGGGCACAGTTGGGCAATCCCCAAGATACTAGAACGTTATCAAGAACTTAAAATAACACCTATCGACGCCCTAACGAGTGGAATCATCAAATGTGCATTTGAGCAAAACTTGCCAGAAGTTCTTCGACACTACTTACATAATACTGACCTCGATCAAATTGAAGGCAATGGAAAAACTATCAAAGAAAACCTTGAACCTGATATGATCATATCGCTGAATGACTACCAGTAA